The following proteins are co-located in the Poecile atricapillus isolate bPoeAtr1 chromosome 2, bPoeAtr1.hap1, whole genome shotgun sequence genome:
- the KIAA1143 gene encoding uncharacterized protein KIAA1143 homolog, producing the protein MSKRNQVSYVRPAEPAFLSRFKRRVGYREGPTVDTKREQLPLADDDSDNGSDKEDEQPQVVTLKKGDLTAEEAMKIKQQIKEALKSKESDDEPEPADGKIMFRKPAKRSSEKCLDFNVSSSKKMKEAKKTKREATTSQSTAKQVKNSSLLSFDDEENDD; encoded by the exons ATGAGCAAGAGGAACCAGGTCTCCTACGTGCGGCCGGCCGAGCCCGCCTTCCTCAGCCGCTTCAAGCGGCGGGTCGGGTACCGGGAGGGTCCCACGGTGGACACCAAG AGAGAACAGCTTCCACTTGCAGATGATGACAGTGACAATGGCAGTGACAAGGAAGACGAGCAGCCTCAAGTTGTGACACTGAAAAAAGGGGACTTGACTGCAGAGgaagcaatgaaaataaaacagcaaatcAAAGAGGCCTTAAAGTCAAAAGAATCAG ATGATGAACCAGAACCTGCTGATGGAAAAATTATGTTCAGGAAACCAGCCAAACGTTCATCAGAGAAGTGTTTGGACTTCAATGTAAGTTCAAGTAAGAAGatgaaagaagcaaagaaaactaAGAGGGAAGCAACTACTTCTCAGAGTACAGCCAAGCAAGTAAAAAACAGCAGTCTTCTCTCATTTGATGATGAGGAAAATGATGATTAG